The Sulfurihydrogenibium azorense Az-Fu1 genome contains the following window.
GTTTAAATAGTTTTTAGAGTGCCTATAAGGAATTGAAACATTTTTGATATGTAAATTGTAATATAAGATTAGTTAGTTTTTAGAGTGCCTATGAGGAATTGAAACTTGTTGTTTCTGTGGGTTCTTTCCCTGTCCTGTTGGGTTTTTAGAGTGCCTATAAGGAATTGAAACCGTTCAATACAGGGTCGTCGTATGCATTCTGATGCGGTTTTTAGCGTGCCTATGAGGAATTGAAACTTATTCTTGCTGGTTTGCGAGCTTCTTTAAGGAGCTCGTTTTTAGTGTACCTATGAGGAATTGAAGGGATTTTTCTGAAGGTGTTGCATAAAAAAGGAAAATTTGTTATACTTTTTATAACTTTTTTAAAGACTTTGACAAGTGAATAGGTAAAGCCCGCTTAAATTTTTGAGGAATAAAGAAATTTTGCTATTTGATATTAGGTATCATTTAGTTTTGCATCGTGAAAACAGAAAATATATTATTGTAATATTCAAGTAGTGATGCGGGTAAAAGTGGGAATATAATAGAAAATATATTTGCATTATGTGAGCTACGATGCAATTAACCTCAATTTGCGAGCGGTTAACGAAAACAAAAACTACCTGCAAAGTAGCGTCATTACTTGATTAATGGATTTTTTTATTTTTTAAAATTAACGGGTTTTTTCCCGACTATGAGGGAATTGAAGTTCTATAGACACGAGCTAGCGATTGCTGGTAATCTCGTTTTTTCCCGACTATGAGGGAATTGAAGGGTATTGCCGTCTAGAATATTTCACTCCCCACATTTGTTTTTTCCCGACTATGAGGGAATTGAAGGTGTTGTTTATTGTATACGAGATTTTTCCAGTGAAGTTTTTTCCCGACTATGAGGGAATTGAAGGATTTTAGCAAGGCTTTTGTATGGTAAGAAGATAGAACTTGTAATAGATGGAACCATAGTGGACATAGCCAATGTAAACAGGGCGAGGACACAGAAGATAAGGAGGGTAAGAGGGAAGGTATGGTGGGCAAAGAGGAGAAGGAAGATAGTTCGGAGAGACAATGGGAAGGTAGTGGAGTTTGAGGAGGTCAGGTATGGCATGTTGATGATGGTGTTATGTGATAGGTGGGGAAGAGTTTATGATGTGTGGATAAGCTTTGGAAGTGTGCATGAGGTTAGGGCATTTAGGGAAAGGAAGAGAAGGAGTTTATGGTTTAGGGAGCTTGTGGAGAATTGTGTGGTGTATGGTGATAGGGGTTATAGGGGTTGTGAAGGTGTGATTGTGTGTGGTAGTAGGGAGATGAGGGCAAAAAGGCAGGTAGTGGAAGGTGTTATAAGTCAGATAAAGCTTTTTAATGCTGGTAGTGGGTGGAGGACTTTAACTTGTGTGCTTGTGTATGTATATGCTTATGCTATTGGATATAGCTATTATAGGAGGGGTGAACTTGAGGTCTAATTTCTCACCCGGCGTATTGCTTTTTATTATAAAATATTCCAAGTTATGAAGCTATTATTATTGTTGTTTGGTTTGTCCTGGAGTATAACGGACAGTGCTGTTCTAATTGTTTACATATTACTCTTGATCTTTTTAAGTGTAAAAATAGGACTTAAGAATTTTCGGAACAAAGATTCAATCAATTTATTTATATTATTACTCGCTTTGTGGAGGGTAATAACCTGCTGGATAAAAGGTGTTGTGTCTATAAATATTCTTAGCAAGAATGTCAAGTTTCTTTTTGATGTTTCCCCTATTTTTGTATTTCGTTATGCCAAAGTGGAGCACCAATTTGGTTATTTATTTTACTCATTCATACTTTCCTTATCTTTAATAACTGCACTGTCTATTCTTGAGTTTTTAGGTGTTGTGGATTTAGGTTTCTTCCAGGGAGGATATTTGCAGGCTTTTCATAGAAATCATATAAAATCTGGGTTTATCTGGTCCTTAGCTAGTTTACTATCCCTAGTTTTTACAATAAAGATGAACAAAAAATTTATCATATTCGTGCCTCTCCTTGTAACAGGCTTGCTGTTTACCCAATCCCGAAGCTACTATTTGGGATTTTTGGGAACAGCCTTTATAATTCTGATCCTTGTGGGATTTAAACGCTCTTTTAAATACTCTATGTTTGCTATTAGCTCTATAATTTTTACGTTTGGTTTAATTTATTTAATACCAGAGGTAAGAAGTAGATTTTTAAGTATATTCACGAATATACAAGCAGAGTGGAGTATTAAATGTAGGCTAATATTTTTAGAAGAAGGGCTTAAAATAGTTGAAAAGCATCCTGTATTTGGCATAGGCTTTGGTCAATGGCCTTCGTATTTTTCTCAGATAAACCAGATATATAAGTATCCTTGTCCAAACTATCATGTGCACAATATTTTCATTCATGAGCTTGTAGAAACCGGTCTGATAGGGCTTATTTTGCTTATACTAATCCTTGTAATTATTGTTTATAAGCTTTTAAATGCTTATTTCCAATTAGATATAAAGAATAAATTCGGAGAAGCACTTATACTTTCTGGAATAGCTGCCATATTTAATCTGATAATAGGTGGGCTTTTTGAGCCTGATTTGGTAAAAAGTGTGGTACTTATTCCTACCTTCACGGTGCTTGGTTTTGCGCTTGCTGAAGCTGATAAATTAACCCGAGTTGCTACCTACAGGTCATGACTATAACCTTAAGGTAAAACCCCTGTAAAGATTGAAAGCGAGAACAGACAGGAGGACTTTAAGAACAATACCATCCTTAGTAGGTGCATAAGGTCTCAATCCTAAAAACCTGTAAATCACACTGAAGATACTCTCTATCAGCCTTCTGGCATGCCTTTTGAAGTACTCAATCCACTCTCCCTCATACCTGTTCTCCCCAACCCTCCTCACAGGATTTAAACATATACCTTCATTTGCCAACTCATCCTCAAAACTGTAGTCAACATACGCCCTATCCCCTATAACTTCATGACCTCTCACTCCCCAAAAGCTCATAACAGCCAATCCTTCAAGGTCGTGCAACCTACCCTCAAGCAAGTGAACCTCTCTGAATAATCCTCTATCATCAATAAGAGCGTGTAGCTTGAATCCAAAAAAGTACTCCCTCTTGCTGGGTATATATCCTCTATATTCCTCTCCCTTTAAAACTCTTGCCCTCGGTATCCTGATATTCTCACAGACCTTTATAGGTTTGCTGTCTATGAAGTATCTCTTGGGACTCCTACCTGACAGCCCTATCTTTCTAATTATTGTCCGCAGGTAGGGTTCAAGCTTGTGTAGTCTTCGTGAGAACCTTGATAGAGAAGGTACATATGGGAACAGATACGCCGAGTGAGAAATTCCCTTTAAGCTAAACCTTCCATATCAATAAAAAGACAGCAGGGCTACTATAATAGTAGCCCTAAAAACCATCGGAGGTTTTTACCATGGAAATTATACCACCTTACCTACGCATCTACCAACAAATCCTCAAAGACGTTTTTTCCCGACTATGAGGGAATTGAAGTTCTATATTTGTTATTGTTCAAAAAGACGGATATGGGTTTTTTCCCGACTATGAGGGAATTGAAGCACGCTGGATAAGAAAAGGGAAAAGGACATCAGGACGTTTTTTCCCGACTATGAGGGAATTGAAGCAGTCTTAATTATTATAAAACTGATACAGAAGATAATGTTTTTTCCCGACTATGAGGGAATTGAAGGTAAACTTTCACTTCTTCGCTTTTTGTTTCTATTAAGTTTTTTCCCGACTATGAGGGAATTGAAGTTTGACGAGAAAATTGCATCTCTCTATACCTCTGCGGTTTTTTCCCGACTATGAGGGAATTGAAGGTAGATAGTATTACAGTTTTGTATAAAGCCATTTTGTTTTCTCCCGACTATGAGGGAATTGAAGAAAACGCGAATCTTACTTTCTTTTGAGAAAGGGATTATTCTCTCATCTTCAAAGATTATCAACTACCATCTTAACGAACTCAAACACTCATCGTATAATATTTAGATTAAAATTTTTTAATTAGGAGTGATTTAATGCATCAAGGGATAGTTATTTTAGACTTTGGCTCGCAATACACACAACTTATAGCAAGAAGAATAAGAGAGCTTCACATTTACAGTGAAATACTTCCTTACAACACACCAGTTGAAGAAATACTAAAACACAACCCAAAAGGAATAATATTCTCTGGTGGTCCTGCCTCTGTGTATGAAAAAGATGCACCAAAACCCGACGAAAGAGTTTACGACTTAGGACTACCTATACTTGGTATATGCTACGGACTACAACTTATAACTCATCACTTTGGCGGTGAAGTTGTAAAAGCAGACAAACACGAGTATGGAAGAGCCGAAATTCAAGTTTTAAACCATGAAGATTTATTCTACGAAATTCCTGAGTTTACCCACGTTTGGATGAGCCATGCAGACAAAGTTGTAAAACTACCACAAGGTTTTGAAGTCCTTGCAAGGTCTTTTAATGCACCTTATGCAGCTGTAAGGAATAAAGAAAAGAAAATCTGGGGTGTTCAGTTTCATCCGGAAGTAAGTCATACCCTTTTAGGAAAAGAGATTCTTAAAAACTTTGCAGTTAGAATATGTGGCTGTAAACAAGACTGGACTATGGGTAACTTCCTTATGGAAGAGATTGTAAAAATAAGACAGACTGTCGGTAATAAAAAAGCCATATGTGCACTATCTGGAGGAGTAGACTCATCAGTTGCAGCTGTTTTAGTTCATAACGCCATTGGAGATAACTTAACTTGTATATTTGTTGACAACGGATTACTTAGAAAAGGAGAGAGAGAACAAGTAGAAAAAACATTTAGAGATAACTTCCATATTCCTTTAATAGTAGTAGATGCAAGGGAAAGATTTTTAAATGCTTTAAAAGGTATAACTGACCCGGAGCAAAAAAGAAAGATAATAGGAAACCTCTTTATAGAAGTATTTGAAGAAGAGGCCAAAAAGCTAAAAGATGTAGAGTTTTTAGTCCAAGGGACCTTGTACCCTGATGTTATAGAGAGTGTGTCTGTGAAAGGACCTTCTGCCGTTATAAAAACTCACCACAATGTAGGTGGTCTTCCAGAGAGAATGAACTTAAAACTAATTGAACCTTTAAGAGAACTTTTCAAAGATGAAGTGAGAGAGCTTGGAAAAGAACTTGGTCTTCCTGATGAGATAATATACAGACAACCATTTCCGGGTCCGGGTCTTGCTATAAGAGTGATAGGAGAAGTAACTCAAGAAAGTCTTGATATACTTAGAGAAGCCGATGCAATAGTTTTAGAAGAGATTAAAAAAGCCGGATTATACAAGGACCTATGGCAGTCATTTGCCGTTTTACTTCCAATCCATACAGTAGGAGTTATGGGAGATTATAGAACTTACGAGAAAGTTATTGCAGTTAGAGCTGTAGAAAGTAGTGATGGTATGACAGCTGACTGGGCAAGACTTCCCTACGACCTGTTGGATACAATTATGAGAAGGATAATAAACGAAGTAAAAGGTGTAAATAGGGTAGTGTACGATATATCTTCTAAACCACCTGCAACGATAGAGTGGGAATAATTTGAAGATAGGTTTAGTGTTATCAGGAGGAGCTGTAAGGGGGCTTGCCCATGTGGGCGTCCTCAAAGCCCTTGAAGAAAAAGGCATAAAACCCGACTTTGTTTCAGGGGTAAGTGCAGGCTCTATTGTAGGTGTGTTTTACTGTAGTGGCTACACTCCAAAAGAGATGGAAGAAATAGCCCTTAAAACCAACTTTACAACTATGATAAAACCATCTCTATCAAAAAAAGCTTTTTTCAGTTTAGACAGTATTGAAGACTTTTTAAAAAAGTATATTCATCACAAAAAGTTAGAAGAGTTAAAAATACCTTTTTATGTTACCGTAACTAACCTAAACACTGCTAATGTAGATTTTTTTAGTGAAGGAGATTTAATAAAGATAATAAAAGCTTCTTGCTCTATTCCTGTAATGTTTAAACCTGTAAAGATAGGAGAGTACTATTACGTTGATGGTGGAATTATGAATAACCTACCTGTAGAACCTTTACTTGATAAAACCCAGTACATTATAGGCAGTGAAGTAAACCCATTCTTACCAGAAGAAAAAGATTTTAGTAATGTTATCTCCATAGGGATAAGAAGTTTTTATCTTGCAGTTAGGTCTAACATAGAGTCAAGGAAAAACTACTGCAACCTTTTTATCCAACCACCAGACCTTGTAAAAATCCCTCTTTTTGCAACATGGAAATCCAAAGAAGCAATAGATATTGGCTATAACTACACAAAAAACTTACTTAAAGATTTAAATCTTTAAACGTTCCTTCTTTAATTAATTTACCGTTTTCAAAAAACAAGATTTTATCACACTTTTCTAACGTTTTTAATCTGTGGGCTATAATGAGGACTGTTTTATCAGAAAAATAAGTGTATATACTATCCATAACATACTTTTCTGTTTCTATATCTAAAGCAGAAGTCCCTTCATCTACTATAACTATCTCAGGGTTTTTTAAAAATATCCTTGCTATAGCAATTCTCTGTCTTTCTCCACCAGATAAACTACTACCTCTTTCTCCTACCATCATTTTTATTCCGTCTTTATGTTTAAAAACAAAATCAGCTTTTGCAAGATTTAAAGCTTTGATAATCTCTTCTTGAGTTGCATCAGGTTTTACTATCCTGAGATTATTTTCAACAGTATCGTTAAAGATAAAGACATCTTGAGATACAACCGCTATCTTTTCCCTTAAAGATTTAATACTGTAATCTTTAAGTTCTTTATCGTCTAAAAGTATCTTTCCTTCATAGTTTCTATAAATTCCATAAAGTAGTTTTACAAAACTGCTTTTTCCACTACCTGTAGGACCCACAATACCTACCTTCAGACCTTTTTTAATTTCTACATTTACATCTTTTAATATGTAGTGGCTATCTATCTTTAAACTAACATTTTCATATTTTACTTTTTCTTTTAAAGTTTGG
Protein-coding sequences here:
- a CDS encoding O-antigen ligase family protein; this translates as MKLLLLLFGLSWSITDSAVLIVYILLLIFLSVKIGLKNFRNKDSINLFILLLALWRVITCWIKGVVSINILSKNVKFLFDVSPIFVFRYAKVEHQFGYLFYSFILSLSLITALSILEFLGVVDLGFFQGGYLQAFHRNHIKSGFIWSLASLLSLVFTIKMNKKFIIFVPLLVTGLLFTQSRSYYLGFLGTAFIILILVGFKRSFKYSMFAISSIIFTFGLIYLIPEVRSRFLSIFTNIQAEWSIKCRLIFLEEGLKIVEKHPVFGIGFGQWPSYFSQINQIYKYPCPNYHVHNIFIHELVETGLIGLILLILILVIIVYKLLNAYFQLDIKNKFGEALILSGIAAIFNLIIGGLFEPDLVKSVVLIPTFTVLGFALAEADKLTRVATYRS
- a CDS encoding IS982 family transposase, which produces MSHSAYLFPYVPSLSRFSRRLHKLEPYLRTIIRKIGLSGRSPKRYFIDSKPIKVCENIRIPRARVLKGEEYRGYIPSKREYFFGFKLHALIDDRGLFREVHLLEGRLHDLEGLAVMSFWGVRGHEVIGDRAYVDYSFEDELANEGICLNPVRRVGENRYEGEWIEYFKRHARRLIESIFSVIYRFLGLRPYAPTKDGIVLKVLLSVLAFNLYRGFTLRL
- the guaA gene encoding glutamine-hydrolyzing GMP synthase translates to MHQGIVILDFGSQYTQLIARRIRELHIYSEILPYNTPVEEILKHNPKGIIFSGGPASVYEKDAPKPDERVYDLGLPILGICYGLQLITHHFGGEVVKADKHEYGRAEIQVLNHEDLFYEIPEFTHVWMSHADKVVKLPQGFEVLARSFNAPYAAVRNKEKKIWGVQFHPEVSHTLLGKEILKNFAVRICGCKQDWTMGNFLMEEIVKIRQTVGNKKAICALSGGVDSSVAAVLVHNAIGDNLTCIFVDNGLLRKGEREQVEKTFRDNFHIPLIVVDARERFLNALKGITDPEQKRKIIGNLFIEVFEEEAKKLKDVEFLVQGTLYPDVIESVSVKGPSAVIKTHHNVGGLPERMNLKLIEPLRELFKDEVRELGKELGLPDEIIYRQPFPGPGLAIRVIGEVTQESLDILREADAIVLEEIKKAGLYKDLWQSFAVLLPIHTVGVMGDYRTYEKVIAVRAVESSDGMTADWARLPYDLLDTIMRRIINEVKGVNRVVYDISSKPPATIEWE
- a CDS encoding patatin-like phospholipase family protein, with protein sequence MKIGLVLSGGAVRGLAHVGVLKALEEKGIKPDFVSGVSAGSIVGVFYCSGYTPKEMEEIALKTNFTTMIKPSLSKKAFFSLDSIEDFLKKYIHHKKLEELKIPFYVTVTNLNTANVDFFSEGDLIKIIKASCSIPVMFKPVKIGEYYYVDGGIMNNLPVEPLLDKTQYIIGSEVNPFLPEEKDFSNVISIGIRSFYLAVRSNIESRKNYCNLFIQPPDLVKIPLFATWKSKEAIDIGYNYTKNLLKDLNL